A section of the Arcobacter roscoffensis genome encodes:
- a CDS encoding CopG family transcriptional regulator, giving the protein MKTVTMRVDDSVYDMIKLAAEGQKRNLSNFIEFATIQYLTSSQFVENDEMAEIMDDKELVQNLMNGLDDFKNGDYTIV; this is encoded by the coding sequence ATGAAAACAGTAACTATGAGAGTAGATGATTCAGTTTATGATATGATAAAACTTGCAGCTGAAGGTCAAAAAAGAAATCTTTCAAATTTCATAGAGTTTGCAACAATACAATACTTAACATCATCACAATTTGTAGAGAATGATGAGATGGCTGAAATAATGGATGATAAAGAACTAGTTCAAAATCTAATGAATGGTTTAGATGACTTTAAAAATGGTGATTACACAATTGTCTAA
- a CDS encoding pseudouridine synthase: MNNTSNYSAKLFMLNKPKGYLVTRSDDLKRKTVYDILPSWAYDNQWMPIGRLDLESKGLLLFSQDGQINNALTKPGSCVKIYEIWLRGHVTEDHISQALKGVESKYGLLKALKVEKIGMGGAKTKLRVQIDEGKNRHIRRLFGSLKDPKFGTPLKVVTLTRVSIGSLKLDIKSGEHRFLSLEEEKLLLKNLKN; encoded by the coding sequence ATGAATAACACTTCTAATTATAGTGCAAAACTATTTATGCTAAATAAACCAAAAGGCTATTTAGTTACACGATCTGATGATTTAAAAAGAAAAACTGTTTATGATATCTTACCTTCTTGGGCTTATGATAATCAATGGATGCCAATAGGACGTTTGGATTTAGAATCAAAAGGCCTTTTGTTATTTAGTCAAGATGGACAGATAAACAATGCCCTAACAAAACCAGGAAGTTGTGTGAAGATATATGAAATATGGCTTAGAGGTCATGTGACAGAAGATCATATCTCTCAAGCTTTAAAAGGTGTTGAAAGTAAATATGGTTTACTAAAGGCTTTAAAAGTTGAAAAAATTGGTATGGGTGGAGCAAAGACAAAACTAAGAGTTCAAATAGATGAGGGTAAAAATAGACATATAAGAAGACTTTTTGGAAGTTTAAAAGACCCCAAGTTTGGTACACCTTTAAAGGTTGTAACCTTAACTCGTGTAAGTATTGGCTCATTAAAATTAGATATTAAAAGTGGTGAACATAGGTTTTTGTCTCTTGAAGAAGAAAAACTACTTTTAAAAAATTTAAAAAATTGA
- the guaA gene encoding glutamine-hydrolyzing GMP synthase, which translates to MKHVPIVVLDFGSQYTQIIARKLRESGVYSEIVPYSESIEDIMARTPKGIILSGGPASVYAEDSYHPDATVFELGLPILGICYGMQLISQHFGGSVIPADHHEYGKAKLNFEKQSDIFKDTTDGQTVWMSHGDRVEKIPSGFEKIATSENSPYAAIADLDRLIYAFQFHPEVYHSDEGSKLLKNFAKHICGCESTWNMGSFAKEQIKKIQDQVGSKKVLCGVSGGVDSSVVATLLAEAIGDQLIPVFVDNGLLRANERPQVEAMFKSRGVPLITVDASETFLSRLEGVTDPETKRKIIGETFIEVFDVEAKKHDGIEFLAQGTLYTDVIESVSVKGPSKTIKSHHNVGGLPDWMTFELIEPLREIFKDEVRLLGLELGLPKDMIGRHPFPGPGLAIRVMGDVNKPDLELLRKADTIMLDVLHATGLYDKTWQAFTVLLNVKSVGVMGDNRTYDNTVCVRIVEATDGMTATFAHIPHDILETISRRIINEVDGINRVVYDISSKPPATIEWE; encoded by the coding sequence ATGAAACATGTACCAATAGTAGTTTTAGATTTTGGTAGTCAATATACACAAATTATTGCTAGAAAACTTAGAGAATCTGGTGTATATTCTGAGATAGTACCTTATTCTGAAAGTATTGAAGATATTATGGCAAGAACTCCTAAGGGAATTATCCTTTCAGGTGGTCCAGCGTCAGTTTATGCAGAAGATTCATATCACCCAGATGCAACTGTATTTGAGCTTGGACTTCCAATTCTAGGAATCTGTTATGGTATGCAGCTTATTTCTCAACACTTTGGTGGATCTGTTATTCCAGCTGATCACCATGAGTATGGAAAAGCTAAACTAAACTTTGAAAAGCAATCTGATATTTTCAAAGATACAACAGATGGTCAAACTGTATGGATGTCTCACGGAGATAGAGTTGAAAAAATTCCTTCAGGATTTGAAAAAATCGCTACTTCTGAAAACTCTCCTTATGCAGCTATTGCTGATCTTGATAGATTAATTTATGCATTCCAATTCCACCCTGAAGTTTACCATTCAGATGAGGGTTCTAAACTTCTTAAAAACTTCGCAAAACATATTTGTGGATGTGAATCTACATGGAATATGGGTTCATTTGCAAAAGAGCAAATCAAAAAAATCCAAGACCAAGTAGGATCTAAAAAAGTATTATGTGGTGTATCAGGTGGTGTTGACTCATCTGTTGTTGCTACACTTTTAGCAGAAGCTATTGGTGACCAACTAATCCCTGTATTTGTTGATAATGGACTTTTAAGAGCAAACGAAAGACCACAAGTTGAAGCTATGTTTAAATCAAGAGGTGTTCCTTTAATCACTGTTGATGCTAGTGAAACTTTCCTTTCAAGACTTGAAGGTGTTACTGACCCTGAAACAAAAAGAAAAATCATTGGTGAGACTTTCATCGAAGTATTTGATGTAGAAGCTAAAAAGCACGATGGTATTGAGTTTTTAGCACAAGGTACTTTATATACAGATGTTATTGAGTCTGTATCTGTAAAAGGACCTTCAAAAACTATCAAATCTCACCACAATGTAGGTGGTTTACCTGATTGGATGACATTTGAGTTAATCGAGCCTTTAAGAGAAATCTTCAAAGATGAAGTAAGACTTTTAGGCTTAGAGCTTGGACTTCCAAAAGATATGATTGGAAGACATCCTTTCCCTGGACCAGGACTTGCTATTAGAGTTATGGGAGATGTAAATAAGCCTGACTTAGAGCTTTTAAGAAAAGCTGATACTATTATGTTAGACGTATTACATGCTACTGGATTATATGATAAAACATGGCAAGCATTTACAGTTTTACTAAACGTAAAATCAGTAGGTGTTATGGGTGATAACAGAACTTACGATAACACAGTTTGTGTTAGAATCGTAGAAGCAACTGACGGTATGACAGCAACATTTGCTCATATCCCTCATGATATTTTAGAAACAATCTCAAGAAGAATCATCAATGAAGTTGATGGAATCAACAGAGTTGTTTATGATATATCTTCAAAACCACCAGCAACTATCGAGTGGGAATAA
- a CDS encoding pseudouridine synthase — protein sequence MFKPHGCLSQFVQEKMKNKSLLGDFYDFPKGTMAIGRLDHDSEGLLLLTTDGVTSHKVRNKSIEKEYYAQVDGVITEEAVSKLQNGVEITVSGKKYLTLPCKSFALKGEPNLPNRGRNIRDSRHGPTSWVSITVCEGKKRQVRKMTAAVGFPTLRLVRVRIGDIHIDDLLPAEVVCLPDVNDALN from the coding sequence ATGTTTAAACCACATGGCTGTTTAAGTCAGTTTGTTCAAGAAAAGATGAAAAACAAAAGCCTACTTGGTGATTTTTACGACTTTCCCAAAGGAACTATGGCTATTGGTAGGTTAGACCATGATTCAGAAGGCTTACTATTACTTACAACTGATGGTGTAACAAGTCATAAGGTAAGAAACAAATCTATAGAAAAAGAGTATTACGCTCAAGTTGATGGAGTGATTACAGAAGAAGCAGTATCGAAGCTACAAAATGGTGTGGAGATTACTGTAAGTGGGAAAAAGTATCTAACACTTCCTTGTAAATCCTTTGCTTTAAAAGGTGAGCCTAACTTGCCTAATCGTGGACGTAATATTCGTGATTCAAGACATGGTCCAACTAGTTGGGTATCTATTACGGTATGCGAGGGTAAAAAACGTCAGGTTAGAAAAATGACTGCTGCTGTTGGCTTTCCTACTTTGAGATTAGTTAGAGTTCGAATTGGTGATATTCATATTGATGATTTGTTACCTGCAGAAGTTGTTTGTCTACCTGATGTTAATGATGCATTAAATTAA
- a CDS encoding DnaJ domain-containing protein yields MNLKKWIFIAVLLVIFYYAFIVNFFITLSIIASLYVAFRVYKIYARKKLNKLSASKEVFRASELGHFIALVAKVAKADGRVDELEAQLISMMFDDITKVFDEKDKTRAIMKEIFNEEKQKEDDTKEIAQSLNQLLGKGLHKRKQFVGFLIQLAFIDNGISKDEDKVLRIITNELGISTEIYESIIRNFENKMKNKQQTMNPQEAYKILGVSESDDMNTIKKAYRKLIREYHPDIISSQNKDEAYIEEATAKTQEINQAYQLIKDLKGK; encoded by the coding sequence ATGAACTTAAAAAAATGGATATTCATAGCAGTACTTTTAGTGATATTTTACTATGCCTTTATTGTTAATTTTTTTATTACTCTTTCAATTATTGCTTCTTTATATGTGGCATTTAGAGTATATAAAATTTATGCAAGAAAAAAGCTAAATAAACTATCAGCTTCAAAAGAGGTATTTAGAGCAAGTGAACTTGGACACTTTATAGCACTTGTAGCAAAAGTTGCAAAGGCAGATGGAAGAGTTGATGAACTTGAAGCGCAACTAATCAGTATGATGTTTGATGATATAACAAAAGTTTTTGATGAAAAAGACAAAACAAGAGCTATCATGAAAGAAATCTTCAATGAAGAAAAACAAAAAGAAGATGATACAAAAGAGATAGCACAATCTTTAAATCAGTTGTTAGGTAAAGGTTTACATAAAAGAAAACAATTTGTAGGTTTTTTGATTCAACTTGCCTTTATAGATAATGGAATAAGTAAAGATGAAGATAAAGTCTTAAGAATCATCACAAATGAACTTGGAATTTCAACAGAAATATATGAATCTATCATAAGAAACTTTGAAAATAAGATGAAAAATAAACAGCAAACTATGAATCCGCAAGAAGCCTATAAAATTTTAGGTGTAAGTGAAAGTGATGATATGAATACAATCAAAAAAGCTTATAGAAAACTAATAAGAGAATACCATCCAGATATAATAAGTTCACAAAATAAAGATGAAGCTTACATAGAAGAAGCTACAGCAAAAACTCAAGAAATAAACCAAGCATATCAACTTATAAAAGACTTAAAAGGGAAATAA
- a CDS encoding NAD(P)-dependent oxidoreductase encodes MIKKVIPFVSDIDEVSTSLWLKYLQKEMIEYKIVPFKDLSETQIQNAQVAIVANPKPSEIAQMKNLVWVQSLWAGVEKLLLDIPNASFKIARMTDPILADTMAQSVLAWTLYLHKNMPLYRKQQSQKLWKQHLELLPEEKNILILGLGKLGLKSALKLKSNGFSVSGWARTKKDIDGITIYHGNEGLKQSLKSADIVVCLLPLTSETKNLLNKEKLDLLKSSASLINFARGAIIDYDYLLEKIEKAELSHAVLDVFHEEPLHKDSALWENENITVLPHISAPTNMRSASKIAAKHICEYYDKGINPSFVDEKKGY; translated from the coding sequence TTGATAAAAAAAGTAATACCTTTTGTAAGTGATATAGATGAAGTTTCAACTTCTCTATGGTTAAAGTACTTACAAAAAGAAATGATAGAGTATAAAATAGTACCCTTTAAAGATTTATCAGAAACTCAAATACAAAATGCCCAAGTTGCAATAGTAGCAAACCCAAAGCCCTCAGAAATAGCTCAAATGAAAAACTTAGTTTGGGTTCAAAGTCTTTGGGCGGGAGTTGAAAAACTTCTTTTAGACATTCCAAATGCTTCTTTTAAAATAGCTCGTATGACAGACCCCATACTAGCAGATACTATGGCTCAATCAGTTTTAGCATGGACTTTATACTTACATAAAAATATGCCTTTATATAGAAAACAACAAAGCCAAAAACTATGGAAACAACACTTAGAATTACTTCCTGAAGAGAAAAATATTTTGATTTTAGGTTTAGGTAAATTAGGTCTTAAAAGTGCTTTAAAACTTAAAAGTAATGGTTTTAGTGTATCTGGATGGGCTAGAACTAAAAAAGATATTGATGGTATTACTATTTATCATGGAAATGAGGGTTTAAAGCAATCTTTGAAAAGTGCTGATATAGTAGTTTGTTTATTACCTCTTACAAGTGAAACAAAGAACTTATTAAATAAAGAAAAACTAGATTTACTTAAATCAAGTGCTAGTCTTATCAACTTTGCAAGAGGTGCAATTATTGATTACGATTATTTACTTGAAAAAATTGAAAAAGCTGAATTGTCTCATGCTGTTTTAGATGTATTTCACGAGGAACCACTGCATAAAGACTCTGCTTTATGGGAAAATGAAAATATTACAGTCTTACCTCATATTTCAGCTCCTACAAATATGAGAAGTGCTTCAAAAATAGCTGCTAAGCATATCTGTGAGTATTATGATAAGGGAATAAATCCAAGCTTTGTAGATGAAAAAAAAGGCTATTAA
- a CDS encoding NifB/NifX family molybdenum-iron cluster-binding protein — MKIAIPVKDENLNFFANAGHTPKFAVYTMAGNGMFKSFNLNEIKQNPRNDIDHDNPEEDHACNHSSDDADHIEQHNKMGRVLNECDYIVVKTACKNTARSFTSEGIKIVKYNGESFEVPKILNELSSKFV; from the coding sequence ATGAAAATAGCAATTCCAGTAAAAGATGAAAACTTAAACTTTTTTGCAAATGCAGGACATACTCCAAAGTTTGCAGTTTATACTATGGCAGGGAATGGTATGTTTAAATCGTTTAATCTAAATGAAATAAAACAAAATCCAAGAAATGATATAGACCATGATAATCCTGAAGAAGATCATGCTTGTAATCACTCTTCTGATGATGCAGATCATATTGAACAGCACAATAAAATGGGAAGAGTTTTAAATGAGTGTGATTATATAGTAGTTAAAACTGCTTGTAAAAATACGGCAAGGTCATTTACAAGTGAAGGTATAAAGATAGTTAAATATAATGGTGAGTCTTTTGAAGTACCAAAAATTTTAAATGAATTATCATCTAAATTTGTATAA
- a CDS encoding chemotaxis protein CheV, producing the protein MLSSLDKNKNGNKVLKNVIQQFAVFYTGDDSVYAINIAKVKAFIITSDVSINDTPSDSDVIAGIATIRGEPITLVNLDVWLGNKARDISEYKLIVYCEFSNKKVGLLVKDMVNIIEKATNELRYSEERTSKVTNTTYVDIEKEPILCTVFNAEQLLQDIGLEKNVTKEIQKYENVVLESKKKILVAEDSAIARSVIIDFLEKIKANYEIYNDGKSLINRVENINLDDVGVIISDIEMPGADGYEVASFIKQNSKYSNIPVIINSSMTTNAVKSRMAQIGVDSFVGKTDIDRLYTVIKNHLE; encoded by the coding sequence ATGTTAAGTTCATTAGATAAAAATAAAAATGGAAATAAAGTTTTAAAAAATGTTATTCAGCAATTTGCAGTATTTTATACAGGTGACGATAGCGTATATGCTATAAATATTGCAAAAGTAAAAGCTTTTATAATTACTTCTGATGTCTCTATAAATGATACCCCCTCAGATAGTGATGTCATCGCAGGAATTGCAACCATAAGAGGTGAACCTATAACATTAGTAAATTTAGATGTTTGGTTAGGAAATAAAGCCCGAGATATCTCTGAGTATAAACTTATTGTTTATTGTGAGTTTAGTAATAAAAAAGTAGGTTTATTAGTAAAAGATATGGTAAATATTATCGAGAAAGCTACAAATGAACTAAGATATTCAGAAGAGAGAACTTCCAAAGTTACGAATACAACATATGTAGATATTGAGAAAGAACCTATTTTATGTACTGTTTTTAATGCAGAGCAACTTCTTCAAGATATTGGTTTAGAAAAAAATGTAACAAAAGAAATACAAAAGTATGAAAATGTTGTATTAGAATCAAAAAAGAAGATACTAGTTGCAGAAGATTCAGCTATTGCTAGAAGTGTAATTATTGATTTCTTAGAAAAAATAAAAGCAAATTATGAAATATACAATGACGGTAAATCACTTATAAACAGAGTAGAAAATATTAATTTAGATGATGTTGGTGTAATTATTAGCGATATTGAAATGCCTGGTGCAGATGGTTATGAGGTTGCCTCTTTTATAAAACAAAATAGTAAATATTCAAACATTCCAGTGATAATAAACTCTTCAATGACAACAAATGCAGTAAAAAGTAGAATGGCTCAAATAGGTGTTGATAGTTTTGTTGGTAAAACTGATATTGATAGACTTTACACTGTTATCAAAAACCATTTAGAATAG
- the nhaD gene encoding sodium:proton antiporter NhaD, translating to MLKVLLTLLFTSAALYAGGGAISTAETPDLTMTWVGFACLFIFAIGYYFVAAEEKYEIDKAKPALFIGTFMFILIAIYYALNGLDVGLLENEVNHLILEIAGIFFFLFVAMTYIESLIHMGVFDRLKYNLVTKGYTYRKLFWVTGFIAFFLSPIADNLTTALILATVLITIEKERKDFLVPGAINIVVAANAGGAWSPFGDITTLMAWTAGKGTFADFLFLLPASLIGYLATAFILSKFVPEEVPFFDAEKEKKPEMAEGAKVVMVLGIFTIATAVLSHQVLHLPAMWGMMFGLAVLKVYSYGLKKKYGSEHFNIFHSIAKIENNTLMFFFGILAAVGALYFIGWLALAAVVYDPSVLGPTWSNIGVGFLSAIVDNIPVMSAVLKANPTMGLDQWMLVTLTAGVGGSMISFGSAAGVGVMGKLHGIYTFGAHMKYAWTIVIGYFVSIAVWYLQYQMLGIGH from the coding sequence ATGTTGAAAGTTTTACTGACTTTACTTTTCACTTCAGCAGCACTTTATGCTGGTGGTGGTGCAATTAGTACAGCTGAAACGCCAGATCTGACTATGACATGGGTCGGATTTGCATGTTTATTTATCTTCGCAATAGGTTATTACTTTGTTGCAGCAGAAGAGAAGTATGAAATCGATAAGGCAAAACCTGCTTTATTTATTGGTACGTTTATGTTTATATTAATCGCTATCTATTATGCCTTAAATGGTTTAGATGTAGGATTATTAGAAAATGAAGTTAATCACTTAATTTTAGAGATTGCAGGTATTTTCTTCTTCTTATTTGTTGCTATGACATATATTGAGTCGTTAATTCACATGGGGGTGTTTGACAGACTTAAATATAACCTTGTAACAAAGGGATATACTTATAGAAAATTATTTTGGGTAACTGGATTTATCGCATTTTTCCTTTCACCAATTGCTGATAACTTAACTACTGCTTTAATCTTAGCAACAGTTTTAATCACAATTGAAAAAGAGAGAAAAGACTTCCTTGTTCCTGGTGCTATTAATATCGTAGTTGCGGCTAATGCAGGGGGTGCATGGTCTCCATTTGGTGATATTACTACACTTATGGCATGGACAGCAGGAAAAGGTACTTTTGCTGACTTCTTATTCTTATTACCAGCTTCATTAATTGGTTATTTAGCAACAGCATTTATTTTATCTAAGTTTGTACCAGAAGAAGTTCCTTTCTTTGATGCAGAAAAAGAGAAAAAACCTGAAATGGCTGAGGGTGCTAAAGTAGTTATGGTTCTTGGTATCTTTACAATTGCAACAGCAGTATTATCTCACCAAGTATTACATTTACCTGCTATGTGGGGTATGATGTTTGGTCTTGCTGTTCTTAAAGTTTATTCTTATGGACTTAAGAAAAAGTATGGTTCAGAGCATTTTAATATCTTCCATTCAATTGCAAAAATTGAAAATAATACTTTAATGTTCTTCTTTGGTATTTTAGCCGCAGTTGGTGCATTATACTTTATTGGTTGGTTAGCATTAGCAGCAGTAGTATACGATCCAAGTGTATTAGGTCCTACATGGTCTAATATAGGTGTTGGTTTCTTATCTGCGATTGTTGATAATATTCCTGTAATGTCAGCAGTATTAAAAGCAAACCCAACAATGGGTCTTGACCAATGGATGCTAGTTACATTAACAGCTGGTGTTGGTGGATCTATGATTTCATTTGGTTCAGCTGCTGGTGTTGGAGTAATGGGTAAATTACATGGTATTTATACATTTGGTGCACATATGAAATATGCTTGGACTATTGTAATTGGATACTTTGTTTCTATCGCTGTTTGGTATTTACAATATCAAATGTTAGGAATAGGACACTAG
- a CDS encoding 3'-5' exonuclease: MIKLFTLIDNAHEMQIKPNEASYNIGNRTIELINTSEQLANAMKTIEKTPFVAFDSEQKPTFKKGEASHGISIIQLATKSKCYIIQTKQVRDLKPLIAILEDENIIKVGSGLRGDKEALFRQFRLKLKSTIDLENVFKSLSSKNQLGAKRAALIILDKNLQKSKKMSKSNWESKDLSTSQIKYASEDTTVIYDVLIQILKEYPFTIEVMPSFFQEQYQKSCI, from the coding sequence ATGATAAAACTTTTTACACTAATAGATAATGCCCATGAAATGCAAATCAAGCCAAATGAAGCTTCTTATAATATAGGAAATAGAACTATTGAACTAATAAATACCTCAGAACAGTTAGCAAATGCTATGAAAACTATTGAGAAAACTCCTTTTGTAGCTTTTGATAGTGAGCAAAAACCTACATTTAAAAAAGGTGAGGCCTCGCATGGTATTTCTATCATCCAACTTGCAACAAAATCAAAATGTTATATTATTCAAACAAAACAAGTAAGGGATTTAAAGCCTTTAATAGCTATCTTAGAAGATGAAAATATAATAAAAGTAGGTAGTGGTTTAAGAGGTGATAAAGAAGCCCTTTTTAGACAGTTTAGATTAAAATTAAAATCAACAATTGATTTAGAAAATGTCTTCAAAAGCTTATCTTCAAAAAACCAATTAGGTGCAAAAAGAGCAGCTCTAATAATCTTAGATAAAAATCTCCAAAAATCAAAAAAAATGTCAAAGTCAAATTGGGAATCAAAAGATTTAAGTACAAGTCAAATCAAATATGCCTCTGAAGATACTACAGTTATATACGATGTATTAATTCAGATTTTAAAAGAGTATCCTTTTACAATTGAAGTTATGCCTTCATTCTTTCAAGAACAATATCAAAAGAGTTGTATTTAA
- a CDS encoding DMT family transporter — protein sequence MSENTNNLSFFKSIDKGILFMLLSTLIGALNGAVAKFLSQSMDPMEIVFYRNFLGVLIVLYSLKKVTVSFDTSKVHLLLLRGVFGALAMVLFFYTIATIPLGEAVVLNKTSPFFVTILAYYLMKETISLRTFFALIIGFLGIIFIMKPFGVEVSFEHILGVLGGFFAAAAYATIKRIKEIYDARLIMLSFMGVGMIIPIALFFTPYADFKLHTDPFIWGLICFMAIISTASQWFLTRAYSLSKASIIGVVSYSNIPFAIGFGVILGDSIPDMYTFIGISLIVLGGILVSKK from the coding sequence ATGTCAGAAAATACAAATAATTTATCATTTTTTAAGTCCATAGACAAAGGCATACTTTTTATGCTTCTGAGTACTTTAATCGGTGCATTAAACGGAGCAGTTGCAAAGTTTTTATCTCAAAGCATGGATCCTATGGAGATTGTTTTTTATAGGAATTTTTTAGGGGTTTTAATCGTTCTTTATAGTCTGAAAAAAGTAACTGTTTCTTTTGATACATCAAAGGTTCATTTATTACTTTTAAGAGGAGTATTTGGAGCTCTTGCTATGGTTTTATTCTTCTATACAATTGCTACAATACCCTTAGGTGAAGCTGTTGTTTTAAATAAAACTTCGCCATTTTTTGTAACAATACTTGCATATTATCTAATGAAAGAAACAATAAGTCTTAGAACATTTTTTGCTTTAATTATTGGTTTTTTAGGAATTATATTTATTATGAAACCTTTTGGTGTCGAGGTATCATTTGAACATATCTTAGGTGTTTTAGGTGGTTTTTTTGCAGCAGCAGCTTATGCAACTATCAAAAGAATAAAAGAAATATATGATGCAAGGCTTATTATGCTTTCATTTATGGGTGTTGGAATGATTATTCCTATTGCTTTATTTTTTACTCCTTATGCTGATTTTAAACTACATACTGACCCTTTTATTTGGGGATTGATTTGTTTTATGGCTATCATCTCAACTGCTTCACAATGGTTTTTAACTCGTGCATATAGTTTAAGTAAGGCAAGTATTATTGGAGTTGTAAGTTACTCAAATATACCATTTGCTATTGGTTTTGGTGTTATTTTAGGTGACTCAATACCTGATATGTATACATTCATAGGAATTTCACTTATTGTTTTAGGTGGTATTTTAGTTAGTAAGAAGTAG
- a CDS encoding type II toxin-antitoxin system RelE family toxin, with protein sequence MSKYQIAETKTFEKVKKKIDKKLYSKIVNFVYPQLRENPFYGTNIKKLKDNLEGYYRYRIGNYRLFYLIEDDKLIIAVVDFKHR encoded by the coding sequence TTGTCTAAGTATCAAATTGCTGAAACTAAAACTTTTGAAAAAGTTAAAAAAAAGATAGATAAAAAGCTATATTCAAAAATTGTAAACTTTGTTTATCCTCAGCTTAGAGAAAATCCTTTTTATGGAACAAATATTAAAAAGTTAAAAGATAATCTTGAAGGTTATTATAGATATAGGATTGGAAATTATAGACTTTTTTATCTTATCGAAGATGATAAACTAATTATTGCAGTTGTTGATTTTAAACATAGATAA